In Equus caballus isolate H_3958 breed thoroughbred chromosome 7, TB-T2T, whole genome shotgun sequence, one DNA window encodes the following:
- the VPREB1 gene encoding immunoglobulin iota chain yields MSWAPVLLALLAHCSGCGPHPVLNQPPSVSSSLGTTVHLACTMSSDHDVGIYNIYWYQQRPGHPPRFLLRYFSHSDKSQGPKIPPRFSGSKDLAKNTGYLSISELQYEDEAVYFCAVAAQSLDREMDRERREEKQPAPSGPQAPQDTLTMN; encoded by the exons ATGTCCTGGGCTCCTGTCCTGCTGGCGCTCCTCGCCCACTGCTCAG GTTGTGGCCCTCATCCGGTGCTGAATCAGCCACCATCTGTGTCCTCATCCCTTGGAACCACAGTCCACCTGGCCTGCACCATGAGCAGCGACCATGATGTCGGCATTTACAACATCTACTGGTACCAGCAGAGGCCCGGCCACCCTCCAAGATTCTTGCTGAGATATTTTTCCCACTCAGACAAGAGCCAGGGCCCCAAGATCCCTCCTCGCTTCTCTGGATCCAAAGACTTGGCAAAGAACACGGGGTATTTGAGTATCTCTGAGCTGCAGTATGAGGATGAGGCTGTGTACTTctgtgctgtggcggcccagAGCTTGGACAGGGAGATGGacagggaaaggagggaagaaaagcagCCTGCTCCTTCAGGGCCCCAGGCACCCCAGGACACGCTTACCATGAACTAA